The sequence GATTCCCGTCACCACCGCCGATGTGGCCGCCGCTCCCACATCCCAGGCGCTGCGACCGCACTGCATACCCCGCAGGCATCCAGCGACGGCCACCAGAACACCGTACACAGCGCCCTGGAACAGTCCAACCCAGATATTGACCATTGGGATCGCGGCCCTGGTCTGCTGGTAATACTCTATGGGGGTGATGCCGAACAGGCCAATGCCCACCACAGCTCCGCCCAGGATGCCCAGGAGATCGGCGTAAAGGCAAAGTAGCGGCGTCATCAGAATAAGGGCCATCATCCGGGGCATGACCAGAAACTCGATGGGAGAGATCCCCAGTGTTCTTAAAGCGTCGATCTCCTCGTTTACCTGCATGGTTCCCAACTGGGCCGCGTATGAGGCGCCGGTCCTGCCGGCAAGAACAATGCCGGTCATGATTGCGGCCATGGCGCGAACAGTGGCCAGGCCCACCAGGTTGGCCACGTAAATCTCGGCCCCGGACATCGCAAGCTGTTCCGCCCCGATGAAAGCGAGGATGACACCCACCAGAAAGCTGATCAGGCCGACGATGCCCAGGGCCTGCGCACCCGATTCCTGGATAAAAAGGAAGAGATCCGATTTCAGGTATTGGGCATTACCTCTGAAGAACCTCCCTGTGGCAATGACAATCTCGCCCAGAAATGTGAGGGTCTCCCGCCAGGAATGACCGGCATCGATGGTGGAAGTACCCACCTTCACCAGAAATGACCTCTTGATGTCCTCCCTGCGCATATCCTCGCGTTCGGGGACAGTCGTTGCCAGGCGCAGAAGATCCCCTGCGCCCTCTGGAAGCCCCGATGGGTCCAGCCCGATCCCTTCCCTGTCACAAACCAGTTTGATCTTTTTCAGAAATATGGGGAGAGCGGAGTCCCAGGTGATAATCTCTCGGCCATCGAAGGAAACTTTCGTCACCTCTCCTGCCGCAAAAAGCCGATTTTCAAACTCTTCCGATGTGGGTATCGGATCCCTGATCCGCCATGATCCGGACAGGGTGAGCAGGAGAATGCGGCCCTCGGCAACGGTGTATGTAATCCGGAGAGGAGTACCCATATATATTCCTCAGCACAGGATGATCAGGGTGTTCGGTCATCTGTTGTCAGTGAATCGACAGGGGTCACTACCCTAAACCTTGGGTTCTTCCCCCAGCTTCATCCCCAATTCGAAGGCTGCCTTCATAACCTCTTTACTATCCTTAATCTCCCCTGCTTCATACGCCGATCCATATACGGTCCCGGCAATCCTTACGCCAAGGTAGGCTGATATATCCTGGAACATGCGCAGGGCGTTGACAGCGCCGGAAGTGAAGGGATCAGAATCGGCGTAGGTAAGGAGTATCCCGAATTCTTTGCCCCTGAAAACATTTTTTTCTCCACCACCCACTGCGTAGATCCTGTCAATCACCATTTTGATCTGGGCGGTAACGGAAAACCAGTAAATGGGACTGGCGAAAACTATGGAGTCGGCCTCCCTGAACTGACCGTAAATCCCCTGCATGTCGTCGTCGACGACGCATCCCTGTGCGTGGGCACCCTGGCAATGGTTGCACCCCGTGCAGGGGCTTATATCCATACCGTGAAGGTACAGGGTCCGGACGTCAGCTCCGGATTTTTCGGCTCCTTCCGCCAGTTGTTGGGCGAGTACCGCGCTGTTGCCGGTCTTTCGGGGGCTTCCCAGGAGAATGAGCACCTGTTTTGCAGCCATGTCCGCTCCCGTCTGTTGGAAAATGACACTTTTCGCTTTCCGTTAAGTAAATAGCCATGAATGGACATTTACGACCCTGTCCTGGCTGATGGTTTCGAAAACAGGGCATACTTTATTACATTTTCGATGGAAAGGTAAGGAGGGGAAAATGTGCGCCGGCGGCGCCCATTAATAGGCACCGGTGATTCCGTAATGGACGGCCCCAGGAATTGCCCGTGTTTCGGTCTTTCGAGAAAACTTGCTAGTAAGGTCAACTGGAGGTAAACTCTCAGAAGAATATCAGCTTGGCCCGCCGAGTAAAGCGAGTCCGCGTCATTTGCCATTTCAAAACCAGGTATCCGTCCACGATGGCTAAAGGGAGGTCAATGTAATGGGAGATTTGCCGATCCAGATGCTGCCCGCAGTGCCCCATATTATTCTCGGAGTCTTCAGCCTTGCCATTCCCAATCTTGTTTTTTGGTTGTTGGTGATTGTTCTTTTCTTCCTGGCAGCTTGGGCCCGTCTGCCCAAAGCCTTTGAACCGGGTCCAGAGAAGGAGACGTGAGTGATGGCGCACCGGATAAACTTGACGGCGAAAACTCGGCAGGCGCTAACGGACAGTATCTCTCTCGAAGACGCCCTTCCTACCAAGATGCCCGTTTATGTCGACTCCATGGCGTATCTCTTCGGCGTATCGGCGCTTTCGGCTTTGGGTATTCTGATCTTTAGCGGTCTGACTTTAAGCATCTTCGGACCGACCTGGTACCACATCTCCGGGACAGGGCACTTTGTGCACTCCCTCCATTTCTGGGCTGTGCAGGTCTTTTTCCTGGCTCTCGTGCTCCACCTGCTCACAAAATATACATTGGCCGCATGGCGGGACGGACGCTGGAAGACCTGGATGGTGGGCATTCTGGCCTTTGGAATCGCGGTTTTCACCGGTTTGACCGGCTTTCTGATTCAGACCAACTTCGATGCCCAGTGGATCGCCGTACAGGCGAAAGACGCCATGAACGCCCTGGGAGTGGGTGCCTTTTTCAACACCATGAATACCGGCCAGGTGCTGACCTTGCACGTGGTTTTCCTCCCGGCACTGCTTACGGCATTGGTGCTTGTCCATCTTTTCCTG is a genomic window of bacterium BMS3Abin14 containing:
- the mlaE_4 gene encoding putative phospholipid ABC transporter permease protein MlaE; amino-acid sequence: MGTPLRITYTVAEGRILLLTLSGSWRIRDPIPTSEEFENRLFAAGEVTKVSFDGREIITWDSALPIFLKKIKLVCDREGIGLDPSGLPEGAGDLLRLATTVPEREDMRREDIKRSFLVKVGTSTIDAGHSWRETLTFLGEIVIATGRFFRGNAQYLKSDLFLFIQESGAQALGIVGLISFLVGVILAFIGAEQLAMSGAEIYVANLVGLATVRAMAAIMTGIVLAGRTGASYAAQLGTMQVNEEIDALRTLGISPIEFLVMPRMMALILMTPLLCLYADLLGILGGAVVGIGLFGITPIEYYQQTRAAIPMVNIWVGLFQGAVYGVLVAVAGCLRGMQCGRSAWDVGAAATSAVVTGITWIIASCAVMTMIFNQLGI
- the ywqN gene encoding putative NAD(P)H-dependent FMN-containing oxidoreductase YwqN, whose protein sequence is MAAKQVLILLGSPRKTGNSAVLAQQLAEGAEKSGADVRTLYLHGMDISPCTGCNHCQGAHAQGCVVDDDMQGIYGQFREADSIVFASPIYWFSVTAQIKMVIDRIYAVGGGEKNVFRGKEFGILLTYADSDPFTSGAVNALRMFQDISAYLGVRIAGTVYGSAYEAGEIKDSKEVMKAAFELGMKLGEEPKV
- the qcrB gene encoding menaquinol-cytochrome c reductase cytochrome b subunit; its protein translation is MAHRINLTAKTRQALTDSISLEDALPTKMPVYVDSMAYLFGVSALSALGILIFSGLTLSIFGPTWYHISGTGHFVHSLHFWAVQVFFLALVLHLLTKYTLAAWRDGRWKTWMVGILAFGIAVFTGLTGFLIQTNFDAQWIAVQAKDAMNALGVGAFFNTMNTGQVLTLHVVFLPALLTALVLVHLFLIRREGPVKPFGAGRDS